The DNA region GCATCGCCAAGGAGAACTCACCACCATAGTATTTCTATTAGtaccatttttttaaggaaaaataaaataattttttttttaatgtaatgaGTTGAACaagttacaaatttgaatgattatagatttttttttttttactaggatttttgttgaataatttgttcacttCTTGTTGTTTGGTTTAGTCCTACTTTTGTTTAggatatttttgttgttattttctctaatttttagAGTTGTCatttaagccttttttttttttagaggttAAGGATTATGCTTGGGAGGCCAGAATTATTGTTGGAATAATATTATATCCatgacattttcacaaaaaatcttaTTCGACAAGCTGTTATTAGCAGGTTTAAAAGTGATGTAAGTATTGAGCCTAAATTAGAATTAGTAGCAGTTTACCGCATaggatttattatgaaattattatgaaaattttgtggatatatcattactttttttttcttttgaacccAAATTCTTGTGTGATTTTCAAGTTAGGATgttcaatattttattagggTGGGTCACACTAGGTTAGTTTAGCGCACGAATGCACACACACTTTTTTGCAAGCCAGGGTCCACCCTAGCTTAGGTTTGGAGCTGCCactaaaagtttattaaaacaattcattaacaaatgtcCTAACGCCACACCCGTTAACCGAgcccaattttaaaatataatactaataaaaccattatatacttatatttatctatatcttACACTCTTTCAAAAATGGGTTTGGTGCTGAAGCCATTCAACAGCATGAGAAATACTTGGGTCTTCCATCTCTGGTGGGGAAGAATATATGCAACACGTTTTGGCACCTCACTAAAAGACTAAATAATAAGCTCTCTGGTTGGAAAGAAAAGCTACTCTCACATGCTAGAAAAGAGATACTCATCAAGACTCTGGCTCAAGCAGTTTCTACATACACAATGAGTGCTTTCAAGCTACCAAACGCTTTATGTGATGAGATGACAGCCATGGTTCAAAAGTTTTGGTAGGGCCAATCAAACTAAAGGAACAAGATAGCTTGATTAAGTTAAGATAAGATGTGTCTTCCAAAAGAGGAGGGGTCTCATTTTAGGGACTTAAAGGCCTTTAATTTACCTTTGCTAGCAAAAGAAGGTTGGTGATTGCAAACATGTAAAAATACCCTactttagagcatccacatcagttccttcattttacacatccacttttacactaaaaacccattttttctattttacacatccaattttaaaaaacactcacatcagttcatctatcctactaccctttttaattaaataatcaattttctttaatattttattattttcccaacTACCTCATATAATtaccactctctctctcccaactcATTTCTgacttttgctctctctctctctctctctacccatttctcAGACTTTCCCTCTCCCTCTGCCactcgatcaactctccctctccctctccctctccctcttgaTCAACTCCCTCTgcctctcgatcaactctccctctccctctcgatcaactcccTCTCCGATCACGAGCTCAAATCACGATCCGCGAGTCCGATCATGATCCGCGAGCTCTAATCACGATCTACGAGCTCCGATCGGCGATCCACGAGTCTGAtcgcgatccgcgagctccgatcggcgaTCCGCAAGCTCCGATCGTgatctgcgagctccgatcgacgatccgcgagctccgatcgccgatcTACGAGCTTCGATCAGCGATCCGTAAGTCCGATCGCGATCtacgagctccgatcgcgatccacaagctccgatccagcgtccacgagctccgatccacggcaagacccacgagcttcgaccagtcaagcaccgatctgtgtttgtttgtgtatgtctgtgtttttttttttttttgagcaaagtatatctctgtgtatattctgtgttgagaaaaagatgagagaatggAGTCTGTTGAGcacggatcagagagagaaaaaaatgagcgaaggagaaaatgataaaatattgtataaacgagctacagtagccgTGTGTATTTACACgattactgtagctcgtggatggTTTTGCACGATTTTACTCAGTTTTAGCTCCACTGATGTAGGagattttttgctcaaaatgtgtaaaattgagaatttttgcattatacatgactatccaccaactgatgtggATACTCTTATAAGGTTTATGAAGCTCCTCATTTCCCTCATGGAGACTTCATCACAGCTGAACTTGGGAATAATCCATCCTTTGCATGACGAAGCATCTTTCCAGCTCAAAGCATAGTACGAAAAGGATATCGATGGCAGGTTGGGAATAGAGCTTCAATTGACATCAGAGGGTATAACTGGCTGCCTAGCTCAGACACTTTCAAACTCATCAGTCCTCCAGTGGCCTTACCAGCACGAATGACagttagagcaaccacatcagttccTTTATTTTGCACATCtgtttttacactaaaaacctactttttctattttaaacatccatttttacaaaacacccacatcagttcatctattctatcacctcttttaattaaataatcaatttcctcaaattttttataatttctctcAACTACCCGGATATACATatgcactctctctctctctctctctctctctctctctctctctccattttttctaatttgttactctctctctatacccatctctctaCCCATCTCTGCCTATTtttcagatcaactctccctctcgatcaactctccctaGCTCTGATCCATAAGCTTCGATCCACGagctccctagctccgatccacgagTTTCGAGCCACAAGCTCTGATCCACAAGCAAGACCCATGAGCTTCGAACTCCGATCCACAGGCAAGACCTACGAGCTTCAATCCAATCAAGCACCGATTATTCCACAAGCACCGATCAAGTACCaatctgtgtttgtgtatctctgtgtttttttttttttttttagcaagtgtatctctgtgttgatttgtctgtgtggatgtgtttgtgtttgtgtgcatttgaggaaaaagaagaagatgagaagaGAAGTTACTaagtttgttgagcacggagaagagaaagaaaaaaatgtgcaaacatgatattaataaaataataaataaacgaTAGCTCATGTAGGGatatacacatttttacacCCTTTTAAAAGTATTGATGTGCAGCATTTTTGAagcaaaatgtgtaaaagtggTCTATATTTCTATCTTACATGATTTTGCATCCATTGATATGGATGCTCTTAGCAACTTATTTGACCCACACCATGGCACTTGGCAAGGAGATATGATCAGACACACTTTCTCCCCAGATGATGCATGGTCAATCATGAGCATCCCTTTGAGCTCTAGGATGCCCCCAGATCGACTAATATGGGCATACACTTCCGAAGGCAATTTTACCATTTGAAGAGTTTACAAGATTGCCTAGTCATCTTCTTCAGATCTGAGACCTGAAAATTCCAGCAAAGGAAATCGTAGTCAATTCTGGAAAAAATCTCTGGAGGTTAAATGTCTGGAATAAAATCAAGTCATTTGCTTGGCGAGTGATTCATAATATTTTACCTACAAAAGAAAACTTGTGCCATCGCAAAGTTCTTGATAATCTAGTCTACAAAGCTTGTGGGTTAGACGCTGAATCCAGTGGTCACCTATTCTGGAGTTGTGATCGCGCGGGAAGTATGGAAGCTGTCACGAATTCCATTTGATAACCGTGGGGTACACTTTTGAGACTTCATTGATCTCTTGTGACGCCTACAATTCATTCAGCAGATGGGTAATGAATTAATGATTTTGTTGGAACTGTAATAACAGTTGCTTGGTGTATGTGGTTTAACAAGAATGCGGTACGACAAGGGAAAGCACGACAACAAGCGGCAACAATTCTGTAGAAGGCACGACGGGTGCTTGATGAGTTTTAGATAGCTAACTTCCAACCTTCAAAGTCGGCGGTGCATGACAGTGGCCAGTGGACCAATCCTTCTCCGCCATGGCACAAGGTCAACATGGATGGTGCAGTATTTGAGTCCTAACAGGCCTCGGGTGTGGGGGTCCTCATCAGGGATCATGGTGGCCTAGTAGCAGCGGCCTTGAGCAAGGTGTACTGCCCTTTAGGTCCATTAGAGACCGAAGCCAAAGCTTTGGAGGAGGTTGTGGACTTCACTTTAGACGTTGGTATAAGGGATGTTCATTTTGAATGTGATTCAAAACTGATTGTAGATGTCGTGCTTGGTGTTATCAGTCCTCTAAGTGTCCATCTATAATATCATCGCaggttttgtcaaaagataCAAGCATTCAAGACTTCAGAGGGAACCGGCCAGCTCACATCTTGGCTCAGCATGCCAAGAGTATTGAGTATTATGTAACATGAATAGAAGAAAATTCAACTTTTATTAAGTCCGCTTTGGGTCAAGATGTActgaatttacttttttttaataaagttgcTGTCttttgatcatatatatatatatatatatatacacgatAAGcattctaaatttcaaattatcaCTTGGTCAACCTCAAATTCAAAAGTAGGGTTCCAAAGGGTGTGCGATTGTGTAATGAATAAAAGATGGCGAAACACCAATCTCAtagaaatctatatatatacaccataACTTGCACTGCAAGCTTGACATAgcctaaaaaagaaacaaaaatttcttcATTCATAAAATGTGACTATTGGTCCAAAGTTGATACTTTGAGATAATCGGATAGCATTCCAGAttctccacttttttttttataccatagAAAAAGATACACCCAAAGTTAGCTTACAATCTGATCCATATTAGGCCAACAATAGTGAGTTGGCACTTTTGTAGCCATAACGGCTAACTTCCAAATATTATTAAGGATAACCTTAGGTACCAAAATCTGCTTAGCAACTAAGCCAGACTGCTGAAGGTGAATCAGGTCTGCCATCATAGTCCTTTCCTTCCAATCTGAATTTCTCAACCTGTTGAAGACTTGAACTAGCTTTTTGCAGTTACTGAGTAACAAAATTTGCTAATAACCAAGGTTCCTTGCTTGGATAGATGCTTCCACTACAGCTTCTTGCACTGCATCAGCAACAGAGATCGCAGCACAGCTTCTAATGCCCCAAAACACCATTTCTCCTTGTCTGTTCCTAGCTTCATATGCATAAGCATTACCAGAAACTTTCCTCCTTTTGCACCTGCTAGCTTAATTATAATTTGCCATTGACCTCTAGCAGCGCTTTGAAATGTGACAAGATTGTGTTTCTGAACATTTTGAGATTCTTCTTTGTTGAAGGCTTCCTAGTACTTGCAAGACAGATTTTGAGCCATTAAAACAACAGCCAAAGGGTTAGGTTGAATATTATCATGGACCACCAAATTTTTGTGGTTCCAAATGGACCATGAGATGGTGAACAGATTCTGCAGATAACTCATTTCATCCTGATTCATCCTTTTATGTCTGAGTAGCAAGGAACTAAGCCACCCTTGAACAGAGATGTTGTTCAGGTTAGAGGTGTGGATGTTCAAGGCAGAGCCATGCCAAATGGCCCTGGCAAACTAACAGTAAAGGAAGAGGTGAGTAGAGCTTTCAACCTTTAAATTGCACAAGGGGCAAGTGCTATGGACATTTATCCCTCTGCTGCTCAAATTCAAAAAGGTAGGGAAACTGTCAAGCATGAGCTTCCACACAAAATTTCCAATTTTCAATGGAAGTTTTACTTTCCAAATAAGTCTCCAAACATCCTGAGGAATGGAGTTATGGGGGTTCAGGTTAGGACACGATACTTGAAAGTCTTTCTGAAGCAACGAGTAGGAGTTAGTCATTAATACATCCTGTCTTAGAAATAGGATAACTAAAAATCTCATTGCACATTTGGTGAGGATATAAACTCTTAATCAGATCAGGTTTCCAGGTACCTGTGGTCCGATTGATAAGATCAGCTACTGTTCCAAGATTAGTCCCAGGATTGTTTCTATCCTGAGAGTTGGTGAGTGGGAACCAGTCTTTATGAGTCAGGGGTATATCTATACCCCTTCCCAATCCACCATTTGCCCTCCTTAAGTTTTGCATTCTCAGTCTTAATGATACTTTTCCAAATCCTTGAGTTGTGAGGCTTAGGAGAGCAATCATGGATTGAGCTTCTAAAAAAGTATTTACCCTTGAGAGTCTTGGCTAGGAGTGATTGAGGGTTGTGAGAAATCCTCCAATATTGTTAAGCTAGCATGGCCCGATTCATcggtttgaattttttcaatccTACTCCCCCTTCTTTCTTGGGTTTACAAACTTCATGACATAGTGCCGTATTATTTGCTTTGGTTGCAACAATAACTTATTTAAGAAAGGggtttagaaagaaaaataaaaataaaaaggaaaaacattaAAGAATTTAGTGATTCCTTGAAACAGAAGGCAAGAAATAGGCTGAGCAGTGCCTAGATGACcaggaagggaaaaaaaaacaagggtaAACCACTAGGCATTTCCACAGTTAGGAAAACCATCTTCCACTTTTCTcaaatctataaattttgagaGATTAATTACCATACAACAAATTAACAAGTACCATTAGCCATTGGCTGCAAAATAAAGGACAAGCACGGCTTagctttgtttatttttatcttttataataaTTCAAACGTTATAATATAggagatgaaatttgaattctaaatatATTTGTTGAAAATGGAAACATTAAAAGAAACTAATTGAACTATGAGATTCTTGGCtagtttgtttattattattacaaaaatatttttgtatgttAATGTGATCACTTTCTAAGCCTTGTCCACCGGCTGCCTATCAATTTCTGAATTTCGTGCCAAAATGGGTGCGTCGTTTTCTCATGGTTTAAAATGtacccattttcttttttcttttgctgaGTATGGCTTAAAATGCATAGGTCCTATTCAggtattctatttttatttttatatattttttaatttaatcaaaGCATGCATCTCAATTCTCAACCCATTCATTTAGGCTTTTTCAGATAGTAAACACAGAATTAAGAAGAGAAAATTCGAAACCGTGTTTCGTggggaaacaaaaaataacgaAAAAATAGGGTGACAAGGTCAAATATTTTGGTTAATGctgataataaatatttatttatattattccCTCTTATTATTCTTTCTAATACTACATGGAACAACCGTCCAAGACCTACATAATCTGGTAAAATATTGTAGTCCAAATAAAGACGTGTGGCTCTTTTAACATTGCCATCACTGTAAGCCTCTAACATTGACACTGTAAGCCTCTAACATTGACATTTACAATTTATGAGAAGAGAATTATATAGCATAGAGtataatatacttatatacATAGATCTGGAACATTTCAATACGCGTATAAccagaaatgaaaaagaaaaaaatttagtcaaaaaacaaaaaggtataAGAGATTCCAATACTTGGAATTTCCCGAAGTTAGATACACACAATATATTGACCTGCAGCCCCGAGGTTTTTGCATTGGCTTGTCTTCTATCACATttataactaaaataataagtgtagggatctaattttctagaaaaaattttcacaaattgaTCTTGATCATGATCCGCTGTGATTCAATATCAGTAATAAACTCGTGTGttacaccaatcacaacttatcACTTTAGTATGTTATGAAATGTATTgcaggaagaaaaaaaaaatagttgccCCTATCAACTAGAAAGTAGAAGAAAGAACAGATTGGGTCGCTGGACCTGAAATGATGACAGAAGATATCACGATAACAGGGGTAGCCAATCACCGTTTGCAATTACATCAAAAGATCCTACTCATACACCTGCAGAAACCTACATAATTAGCCTACAAATCAGATCTACCTCATAAGAAAATGTATAATCCTAGTTGGAAGTTCAGTACTCTGACCCTACTTCCTCTTACAATAATCAATATCATTTGAAGACAATTTTAGTTATTCGAAGCAATACTTGATACATATAGAGAAATAAGATCAGGGAACAATATAGTCAGCAAGACTTTTGCGATAATAATCGATTGCATGTAATCATGTTAACCTCCAGGTAAAGATATATTGATATCAGTTCCAGACTTTCTAGAGTCCTGCATGTGCATGGCCACCCAGTTTTCTCTTCGGAAGGATGATGAAGCAGCAAGGTTTGGTCTTGGCGTGCTTGAATTTTGATGTCCATTTCCTCCAAGTCCCTCGTCATCTTCAGCACTAGAAAAGGGTATCACAGCCATGGTAGTAGCTGTTGTAAAAATAGCAGGGGTGGACTCATTTTTCAGCTTCTTTGGTTTCTGCTCTTGCTGGTTGCTTGGTAGAAAACTCCCTACCACAACCTGACATGCtcaaataaaaagattagaGGTATTCCAAGCCATGGTTCACTTAagtaaaaaaagtatataactAGTGTTTCTAAGGTAGTTATCTTGCAAACCATAACAAACTTGGTTACTTCTAACTTCTGTGGTTCTTGACAGTCAGGCCTACATTGATGCGAGAATTTATGAAGCCCTAGAAAATTTGCAGTATCTTAAGCAGGCCCAATGCACTAGTGGTAATTCTTTCTATACATCTTAAATGAGCCATGTTCCAATGGTAGTGAACGCAAGTGGACAATCAACCATAAGGTCCCAGTTGCTGCTTCTAAGGTAATTTAACCTACCACACCCAATTGAGACATAAACATAAAAGGCTTACCTGCACAGGACTCGCAGCTACCAGGAGTCCAGCAACTCCTCCCCCAACAACACGACCATCAGGGCTTGCTAAAGAGACGCTCATCCCACCGGACCTGCTCCTTGTCCCTTGTGTTTCAGTCGGCATGAAAGATCCAGACAACGAAAGTATCTCAAAACGACCCTACAAGAAAACAATAAGAAGAGACCTTAAATACATAGAACAGAATCTGATTTAGTACAGCCAAGaagatttattctttattttgattTCCCAATATATTGACAAAGTACTCATCAAGAAAAACCCTTATTCTATTTTCTTAAAAGAACTTTCGAGGGGCAGGAGTCATCGATTGTGAGGGTTAATCAATGTTATCAGCTCCTTATTTCACTGGCTGTCAGTAGGTGCAGAAAGACCAAGTGATATTGTAGATTTCATAGACTGCATTTTTCAGAGTTTTGTTGGGCTTTCAGAGGGTATACACCCAGAAACTTCCCATATTGAAGACCAgttgtactttatttttttaaataccaaTTTTTCTTTACCTATCAAATTATAGGTgtttgtgcatgtgtgtgtatgtctatatatataatctagTTCTGATCTACCTCTCAAATATGTTCCAGTTAATTCTACAAGCCTCACACTAATTCCTCAGGTCTTCTGTATATGTGGGAAGAAGATATAAAGCGTGCCAAAACATAAGTATCCAACATGCAGAAAGTTggcaactattttttttttaattcattataaGATCAAACCAGTTTACAAAACTCCTGTTTCTGTGAGGTCTATGAGAGGCGATTGGCAGGTAATGTCCCCCCTAAACACAcccttttttttgtggagaGGCTGATTCCAGCACACTCACATCATTTTTGAATCCTCTTTGTCAAATAAAATAAGGGCTAAACACCCACCTCTCCTAGAAGAAGGATCTCAGGCATTTAATATATGCATTCCCTCTTACAAACATGTGGACCCAGACGTGAAATGGAGGATGCATATATTGGATACAAAAGACAATTATTGTCTCTCTTAAGACCCCACAGAAGCAGGAGCTTAATGCATTGAGTacaaccttttcttttctttttcactccCCAACCATTTCTAGTACCCAATTTCCAATGGGGTTTTCAGATGATGAAattctttataatcaatttCTATATGACATGGCACTGAACATATATTTCTGTCAAACAACCAAATCTTTTGACCTTcggtttgtttatttgttttggttttttttaattaaattttatggtCTATCACTTGTTTAATTACAATTTGAGCTTTGTTCAATCTCCAGTCAAGATTCTGAAACCTAGTTCTGAGCAACTTTTGTCCTCATTACAGTTATAGTTGAGGTGCGTGCAACATAAAAGAGACAAATACAGAAACTTCTAAACACACCCGCATGACATGGGATTTGACTGGTTTTTGAAGTAGAAGTTCAAAAAATCTCTTAAACAACAAATGTAAATCAATCTCCACCACTATTTTTaagatacatataaaaaaataaagcacattggaataaattaaatagatttgaGGATGACACAGAATGATCCAAGGATTTGAGGTTCACATACAAACTCTTATAGTAGATGGTATTCATATTCATTCCATAGTTTACTTATCAAACTAACAGTATGCTCATGTGATGCACAGATTAATTAAATTTCACatgtaaagtaaagaaaaatttacacaaatattattgaaattgaacaataaaatagttcaagaaaataaaagagaattgGCCTTAAATTTATGTCATGGATGTCTATCATGGAcagaattttttaattataacttaaaattatggtagataattaaaataatttagaataagtaatgaaatatattttaaattattaaaaaagtttttgtaGTAGAATTGAAATAGTAATTAAAACTTCTTAGAACTTTGGCAATAGAATTTCCCCTAgagtaaatttattttaataattttaatgtagTCATGGTACAATGAGGATCTTAAGTAAGTCAGGATTAAAAGTCctttgttttaaaaatgaatGGACAAAAAATGATGGACTACATGgcataaggggaaaaaaagaagaggattcCCACTTATGCAACCAAAACATGTAGGACACAACTTTTTTATAGAGTTTAAGATTTTGGGACCTGCACTTTccataatctttctttatgtTCTAACAAGGTCAAGGTAAAGGCAGTAAAAAAGGTGCTTATACATTGTCATGAGCCCTATTAAGTGGTTCAGATGTACACCTCACACGGTAAGACTTTAGACACTAAATCAAAGGCGTACGGTTCATCTTTTTAGCACACAACTTATGATACAGCGCTTGTTGTTTCAAAAAACCATGTGTTACACTCTGATTAAAGTGTGATGCATGTAATACAACAAGGTGAGGGAGTTTTACatgtagagagagagattgtttcaCAAGTGAACATAAATTATCACTGAGGTCAAATTTATGACTAATGTTTGTTTTCAACACTGAACGTGTTAAGTCATGCCAACATAACAATTTCCGTTTCCATTTACTAGATGCAATAAACTGTGTGTAAAGATATTCTTATGAATTTTGCATATTGTTAAATAATTCATGCCACCACATAAAAGCTTcggttttcagtttttaaatgcAAAAACTGATTGTCGTTAGATGTTAGTATCACTATCCTCCAGTATATACCCTTCATGCATTCGAAATCTAGGCCATGCATCAAAAATTAGATTGAAAGATCTGATTAGGTTTGATTTCAGCTTGAGATAGATTGGGATGATTCCAACCAACTAAAGAACAGACAAAAGAAAGATAGTTTCCACAGTTTTTTTAACGTTTAAATCTAAGGATCTAGGACGGGTTAAGgagaaagtaaaaaattaattcctAAAATACaagattcaaaacaaaaaagaggaagaaagagaaataccTTTCATGACCTAATGAAGGGTTAAAAAAATTGCGTATGGACTTCTTTAAGAATCTAATTTACAGAGATATCTAATATACATTTCCATAGAGCAATAAAAACTCCTAAGATTCTTACATAGCCTCTAATACTCCATAAATGAACTACCTTATATTAATAATCATAAAAGTAAGTTTTGCAATTCCCaatgtcataaattttttatactagCATAAACTAAGATTATGAACAATAAGACAATGGATCACTCAATTATGAACAGCTTTGTATTTAAAAGACAAACAAGTAATGTTTTGCCTGGAAAATATTTAATCAATCCTCAATACAAATGTTGAGGTTGCATTATATCATCTCTAAGAACTGGGGTTATTATTAGCTCCGGAGAAATTTGCCACGGAATTCGCATCAGTTTTTTTCAAACATGGGTAAAGTATTTAATCATTTTGCATGAAGTAGTCTCTTGAGTAGTCtcttaatcaataaaattttaaaaaaaaaatagtatttaatcattttcttttaaaagatcATAGTCTTCTTTTATGAATTTGCTTGCTTCCTCCAATAAAATTGAACTGGAAGGTTAACATGTACAAGCACATAGTAAACCCTACCACCCACCAACATACAGATTTTACAAATCATCGTCTTCTTTTCTTGTGCCTTCTCTTCTAAGAAATTGATGTGCCAGCATACCCAAATCCATGTTGTAAAAGTACTCATGGGTCCATTTGGAATGgcttattttgcttaaaatatAAAGTAGGTAAAAGTGCAGCTGTACCTAGAAAAAGTAAGGCTGTAAAAGTTGTACCATACATAAGCTAGGTTTTAATCTTATCCAAGCACACATCGTGCATTCTAACATCAAGTAATTCACATCCTAAATCCAGAAAATTAGAACTGTTTATAAGTGCACCATAAAGCATACAAGTGTAGTCAGGTAAGTGTATaacaaaagagaacatattttgAGATGGTGTTATGAAGTGCCACACCTCATATGTCAAAGTGCCCCCAGAAGAATCAGGTTGACGAAGggtaacatttgaaattactccATTAGCAGATAAAATGCAAATAGCTCGAGGTCCTTGTTGAGAAAATGATATAACCTTCATTGTAACATCCTGTTAACAACCAAAGAAAACCACGAAGTATAATTCAATGCATTCAAAAATTGTTGGATATAAAATGAAATATCTCTATAAAGCAATTAAGAATTTTGAGGGCAAACTTGAGATTAGAATTGCACTTCTTAGATTACACAATTAATGACACTAAAATGAacttaacaaaaagaaatgtAAAGACTGCCTATCAAATTGAGAAACAGATTTCAAACCTCATAGACATTAATAGAAAGAGCTTAAGAGAAGCTACTCAAGACTTTTTTTCCCTAGGTACTTCCCCTAACATATAAATCCCACCATTTCTTTCAAAAATACTAATTACCTTAATTATAACAGATGTAATGTAAGATCTGAGAATAAAGGGCTTTAGCctttagatgaaaaccaatcCCAGGCATACACTTATATGTATATAAAGAAACAAGATCTTCCTGCCCTTGCACATATTCGCCTCCATTACCCAAATAGTAAAAAATCTGACCATGATACCAGCAATTAGATTAAAAGAGCCCCTCCCCCCAAGTAAACTAAAAAGAAGATATAACTGTGGTGTTGAAGCAATACTTCTTGGAGTTGATATAACAATAACCTTTTGGATAATCATTTCCGTACATTACAAAGATGTTTTCCCATTTAAAAAGGAAGAACATTTACAACCATAAAATTTTATGATAGGAACAATGATGAATCAAGAAAACATAGATcatatttagtaaattaagctaattatttttccttaatCAAACATACCTCACCAGCATTGACAGTGATGATATGGGGCATAAAATTTGTACCTACAGAATTCAACTCTCCtgcaaattaataaatttgaaattaaccGTTAAAGACTGCGCAATAATTTGCTAATATAAACG from Castanea sativa cultivar Marrone di Chiusa Pesio chromosome 6, ASM4071231v1 includes:
- the LOC142640527 gene encoding AT-hook motif nuclear-localized protein 1-like isoform X1, giving the protein MEAREAMSSGVTVIGAEAPSAYHVAPRSENLSQSQTAGSPAVTAPPGSVGLSGTTGKKKRGRPRKYGPEGSVTMALSPMPISASAPPGGDFSAVKRGKARPSGLEYKPHKKVGVEHFGELNSVGTNFMPHIITVNAGEDVTMKVISFSQQGPRAICILSANGVISNVTLRQPDSSGGTLTYEGRFEILSLSGSFMPTETQGTRSRSGGMSVSLASPDGRVVGGGVAGLLVAASPVQVVVGSFLPSNQQEQKPKKLKNESTPAIFTTATTMAVIPFSSAEDDEGLGGNGHQNSSTPRPNLAASSSFRRENWVAMHMQDSRKSGTDINISLPGG